From Vibrio tritonius, the proteins below share one genomic window:
- a CDS encoding bile acid:sodium symporter family protein, with protein MSVLAKIKKEWFLASMVVAIGLAVITPNLGKSDGVLHLNIVTEFGIAIVFFLHGLGMSPKAIKAGLANWKLHVYVQLATFVVYPLLWVIFGSSFLKFMPAALAFGFCYLFSLPSTISSSVTMTSVGKGNVPGAIFNASLSTILGVFITPALIQAFMGLQGVQLDLMGSVISIAKMLLIPMIVGQLLRPYLSDWATRHKAIVGKVDKYVIILIVYNAFCDSVNNGIWSQFSLELLASSIVICFIVLMIMVHGIQWGARKVGFVLPDEVAAVFCGTKKTLAAGIPMAKVIFGADPNLGMLLLPIMLYHPMQIFYCAILANRYAKQAEQKPAQAVTE; from the coding sequence ATGAGCGTATTAGCAAAAATAAAAAAAGAGTGGTTTTTGGCCAGTATGGTAGTGGCGATAGGACTTGCTGTTATCACCCCAAACTTAGGTAAAAGTGACGGTGTGCTACACCTTAATATTGTGACTGAATTTGGTATCGCCATTGTCTTCTTCTTACATGGTTTGGGCATGTCGCCTAAAGCCATTAAAGCGGGGTTGGCCAACTGGAAGCTGCACGTTTATGTGCAACTAGCGACTTTCGTCGTTTACCCATTGCTATGGGTTATCTTTGGTAGCAGCTTCTTAAAATTCATGCCCGCTGCACTGGCATTCGGTTTTTGTTATCTGTTCTCTTTGCCAAGTACGATCTCTTCTTCGGTTACGATGACCAGCGTGGGTAAAGGCAACGTTCCGGGCGCGATTTTTAATGCCTCGTTATCGACCATTTTAGGTGTGTTTATTACCCCAGCCTTGATTCAAGCCTTTATGGGTTTGCAAGGTGTGCAATTAGATTTGATGGGTTCAGTAATTTCGATTGCGAAAATGCTATTGATCCCGATGATCGTGGGTCAGTTACTGCGTCCTTATCTCTCTGATTGGGCAACGCGCCACAAAGCCATCGTCGGTAAAGTGGATAAATACGTCATCATCTTGATTGTTTATAACGCGTTTTGTGATTCAGTGAACAACGGCATTTGGTCGCAGTTCTCACTAGAACTCCTCGCCAGCTCAATTGTTATCTGTTTCATCGTGTTGATGATCATGGTGCATGGCATTCAATGGGGCGCACGCAAAGTGGGTTTTGTTCTGCCTGATGAAGTTGCAGCGGTGTTCTGCGGTACGAAGAAAACCCTTGCTGCAGGTATTCCAATGGCTAAAGTGATCTTCGGCGCCGATCCTAATTTGGGGATGTTACTGCTGCCTATCATGCTGTATCACCCAATGCAGATTTTTTACTGCGCCATATTGGCTAACCGCTATGCCAAACAAGCGGAACAAAAGCCGGCTCAAGCGGTGACTGAGTAA
- a CDS encoding MurR/RpiR family transcriptional regulator, whose translation MTNQHSLNDRITEHYDRLTQSSRRVAEYLQGNPEKILMLSTGEIADACQVSKTSVSRFIRQLGYDDHVALRQELMTEREKGTPILTTTIEDPSIRHEMTALEQLWNQLAVMDTKPLIDSMINAKRVVVIGYRNSYPLAMHFRQQLMQCRDNVSLLPLPGQTLGEDISMLNDDDFVILMGIRRRVEHFGRLVEFLQGKPSLLITDQSGQQYANKFEHVLICHMNNQAPLDSYAVPMSLISYLVNKVYRQLGSNAVKQSRNISHSYAALREVE comes from the coding sequence ATGACCAATCAACACTCACTCAATGACCGGATTACCGAGCACTATGATCGCTTAACTCAAAGTAGTCGCCGTGTTGCCGAGTATCTTCAAGGCAATCCAGAGAAAATTTTGATGCTCTCTACTGGTGAAATTGCCGATGCTTGCCAAGTATCTAAAACCAGTGTCAGTCGGTTTATCCGCCAACTTGGGTATGACGACCACGTAGCACTGCGTCAAGAGTTGATGACTGAGCGGGAGAAAGGGACTCCGATCCTCACCACCACGATTGAAGATCCTTCTATCCGCCATGAAATGACCGCCCTTGAGCAGTTGTGGAATCAGTTAGCCGTAATGGATACTAAACCTCTGATTGATAGCATGATTAATGCTAAACGAGTCGTTGTGATTGGTTATCGAAACAGTTACCCTTTGGCTATGCATTTTCGCCAGCAATTGATGCAATGCCGCGATAATGTCTCGTTATTACCACTGCCTGGGCAGACCCTAGGCGAAGACATCAGTATGCTCAATGATGATGACTTTGTGATTCTAATGGGCATTCGTCGCCGGGTAGAGCACTTCGGTCGTTTGGTGGAATTTCTGCAAGGAAAGCCGAGTTTGCTCATCACTGATCAATCGGGCCAGCAATACGCCAACAAATTTGAGCACGTATTGATTTGTCATATGAACAATCAAGCGCCGCTCGACAGCTATGCGGTTCCGATGAGTTTGATCTCCTATTTGGTCAATAAGGTGTATCGCCAACTGGGCAGCAATGCGGTGAAACAGAGCCGCAATATCAGTCACAGTTACGCTGCGCTTCGCGAAGTGGAATAG